GTAAACATTGTCTGACACTTAGGTAAGTTGAGGTTAGTTTGCATACGTTTAAGGACTCTCTGGGTTTGACTGTGTCTTCAGGCGATGGCGGTGCTGGTTGCGTCTCTTTTTTGCGTGAGAGATTTAAGGCGAAGGGAGGCCCTGATGGAGGGGATGGAGGAAGGGGAGGGGATGTAATTTTTAGGGTTAAGGATAATCTGAGGACTTTGTCTCTTTATAGTAATGGACAGAGACTTGCTGCTAGGAATGGCAGGCCTGGCATGGGACGTCAGAGGAAGGGAGCCAACGGAGAAGATTTGGTTATTTTTGTTCCTCCAAATACTTGTGTCTATGATTCTGACACGGATTCTGTTTTATTTGAACTTAGGAATTTTGATGATGAATTTGTTGTTTTAAGGGGGGGTAGAGGTGGACTTGGAAATTTAAATTTTAAAAGTTCTAAAAGACGGGCCCCAAGATATGCACAACCTGGAGAGAGGGGCACTACTTTAAATGTTCGATTAGAATTGTCCTTAATAGCTGATATTGGAATCATAGGGCTTCCTAATGCAGGCAAGTCTTCGCTTATCACAAGAGTCACCTCTTCAAAGTCGAAGGTGTCGGATTATCCTTTTACTACTAAAGTGCCGCATCTTGGTGTTCTCAGAGATTCTCACTATGATCTAGTGATTGCCGATATCCCTGGAATAATTGAGGGTGCTAGTAGGGGAGTAGGTCTTGGATTTGAATTTTTAAGGCATATTTCAAAAACGGTTGGATTAGTTTTTTTAATTGATGCTTCTAGTGATGACTTTTTGAGAGCTTATGATATCCTTGTTAGAGAACTCGGTGCGTACGGAGCAGGTCTTTTGAAAAAGCGTCGCATAATTGTTGCTAATAAGCTTGATTTAGAGGGCTCAAGCGAAAATTTTGAACGGGCGAAAAAGGCCTTAGATAGCGAAAGATTTTTAGGGATTTCTATTTATGAAAATAAAGGCATAGAGGAACTTATTAGGGAGTTTTTCATTTTAGCAGGAAGTAGGGGAGATTAATTCTTATTTGTTTTAAAAATTAATTATTGGTATTTTTCGAGGTTAACTAATGTATCATTTGGTTGGGGATTTATGAAAATAGCGGTGTTGGGTGGTACTTATAACCCTGTGCATATTGGACATATGTTTTTAGCAAAAGAGATAGAGTATTATTTGAATGTTGATAAGGTGGTCTTTATTCCCACTCATAAGCCTGTCCATAAAATTGTTGCAGGGAATGTTAGCGTTAAAGACAGGATTGCGATGCTAAAGTTGGCAATACGGAATGAGAATAATGTGTGTATAGATGAGTGTGACATAGTCAATGGTGGGATAACTTACACCATTGATACTGTTGCTTGTATTAAGAAGAAATATGCACATGATGAAGTTTATTTGGTTATTGGCGACGATCTTTTCGAAAATTTTGCCTTGTGGAAAAATGCAGAAGAAATAGCCGAGACCGTTAATCTTGTAGTAGTGCACAGGATATACAAAGAAAAGATCGTGAGTTGTTTTAAGCATACCTACGTCAATAATAAAATTTTTCCTATTTCTTCATCAGAGATCAGAAGTAGAATTGAGAAATGTTTACCAGTTGATTATTTGCTTCCCTCTGCTGTTTTAAGATACATTAAGGATAACAATTTATATATTCAAGGTAATTAATTGAAAAAAGAATTATTTTTTCTAGTTTTGATCGTTTTAGTAGTTCTTGGTGTTGTGATTTTCTTTATTGATAGCTCTAAAAAAGAACAGGTGTATTTTGAGTTAAATACTAAGAGTAATATTAGTTTTTTCATTCTGGTAGAAGATGATATTGGTAATCTTTTGAGTATGCAAGAGATTTTTATTAATATAAAAACCGGGAATATTGGATTTTTAGATATTCCTATTTATACGGGTTATGAAGATTTAAAGGGGAATGTATCTTGGTTTGAGAATTTATATGAGAGAAACAGGTTTGATGAGTTTTTGTTTAAAGTGTATAGGCAGTTAAATCATGAACCCGATTATTATATTCGGTTTAAAAAGAATTCTTTTGTAAAATTTATTGACTACCTTGGTGGGGTCCGTCTTCTTGTTCAAAGACCCGTTAAGGTATACAACATGAAAAATTCTATTCTAATACCTTCTGGTAATTCTGTTTTTGATGGGGACAAAGCTTACGATTACTTAGGTTATTTTAAGAACGTTAATTACTTCGATGAAAGATTTGAGTTTTTTAAGGAGTTTTTCAAAAAGATTCTAGCACAATTTGAAGAAGTGGAGGAGACTCACGAAGATTTTTCTAGAATGTATTCTATGTTAGATACCAATCTTTCTGAGACTGTGTTTAAATATATTTTTACCAATTACAAAATAAATAGTGAAAAATTTATTTTTGTTAACATTAAAGGACAGGAGGAAATATTTAAGGGTAACGATAATAGTGCAATAAGAGTTGTTTTCCCTTATTATGGAGGAGCGGTCCTTAAAGAATCAATAGAGAAATTAAATAAGGATTTAATAAGTGAAAATAGGGATGAAGAGGCGGTAAAAGTTATTATTTTAAATGGCACTAGAGTTTCTGGTCTTGCAAGAAAGGCTGCTAATATTTTTCAGTCTTTAGGATTTAATATTATAAAATTCGCAAATGCAGATAGGGACAATTATTTTAACACTTTGGTAATAAATAATTCAGATAATTTGGAACTGGCTATGAGGGTGGGGGATGTGGTTAGGGCAAGAAATATTAGGCCTATTTCTGAATTTCATACAGATATATTGGGACTTGATGGGGCGGCTGTAAGTCCTGATGTAATAATTATTTTGGGAGATGATTTTGATGGAAGGTATGTTAAACATAGATGACGTTAAGGGGTTATGTAAGATAATATCTGATTTTGATGGAATTGATGTTTTAGGTATTGATGTTGGCTCTGTTTGTAGTTGGGCGGATTTTTTTATCATAGTATCATGTTCATCGTTTAAGCATATGGAGGCTTTGTACTCTGAGAGATTGGTGAATTTTTTTAATGAAAGAGATTTTAATTATTGCGTTCAGGGTAAGGGTTTTATTCATGATTGGACAATTGTTTCGTGCGAAAATTTAATCATACATTTGATGAGCGATAAGGCTAGAGCGTACTATGAGCTTGAAAAGCTGTGGAGTTGTGGTGAGCTTGTATACTCTTGATGGTATTTAATTAAAAAAAATAAAAATATCATAAAAATTATTTACAAAAAATTAAAAATATTCTAGATTTAAAACATGTATTTTAGGGAGGCTTAGAGGTGAATATCACAGATATAAGAATTAGGAGAGTTGATAATAAAAATCCCAGTTCTAAGTTATTAGCGTATGTTACGGTTACTTTTGATGATTGCTTGGTTCTTCACAACATTAGAGTTATTAAGGGACAGAAAGGTGTTTTTATTGTCATGCCTAATAGAAGAACTAAGGTGGGAGAATACAAGGATATTGTACACCCTATTAATCAAAATTTTAGAGAAATTTTACAAACTTCTATTTTTAAAGAATATGTTAAGGAAAACCCCTCAAATCTTGAGCTTGAATTAAGTTGATATTGTTTTATTGACAAAGGGTATTGTATTTTGTATGCTTTTGACTTGTAGATAATTTGGGTGTTTGGGACGTCGACAAGTGGTAAGTCAACTGGTTTTGGTCCAGTCATTCGAGGGTTCGAATCCTTCCGTCCCAGTATTTTTGATTAGGAGTTTTTGTTGTGGATAGTAGGGTTTTAAGTTGCGAGCGCAGATTAGATTTTGGTTCTTCTTGCGCGCGCAGGATGAGGTTGAAGCATGAGATACCGGCTATTGTTTATGGGGAGGAGAGCGATGTTCTTCACATAAGGGTTGGGAGTATTGAATTTAATAAAAAATTTAGTAAGTTTACAGATAATACTGTTTTGGTTTTAAGAGATGGTAATGTTGATAGATGTGTCTTTATTAAGGATGTTGATGAAAATCTTACCAGGAATCTTATCTATCATATTGACTTTTATGAAGTAGATCGAGATCGGGATATTGAGAGAGACGTTGAGATTAGATTTATTGGGGCCTCTATTGGTGTTAAGGAAGGCGGGGTTTTGAGTGTGATTAGGAGACGGATTAGGGTTAGATCTTTACCTTTGGAATTGCCTGAGTTTATTGAGGTAGATTTGTCTCCTGTTAAGAGAGGAGACCAGATAACTTTTGAAGATATTGTGCTTCCTGATAATGTTAAGCTTGCCGAAGAGGATGGTGGTTTGGTTGTTTTATTTGTTAAATAGAGAGCTAAATAGAGAATATGAGTTTGTTAATAGTTGGACTGGGGAATCCTGGGTCTGATTTTTTTCATACTAGACACAATGTTGGCTTTGCCCTCCTAGATAAATTAGTTTTAAAGTACGAGCTTTCTTTGAGTAGTGCCGGGAGTTATGATTATGCTGGTTTTAATTTCAGGGGTAGGAGGGTTGTTTTGGTCAAGCCTTTAACTTATATGAATCTTAGTGGTGGCATCTTTCCTTCTGTTTTTTCTAAGTTTTGTGTCAGAATGTCCGATTTATTGGTTGTAGTCGATAATGTTGATTTGTGTTTGGGAAGGTGTAGGCTTAGAAAGGCGGGGGGGGGGGGGTCCACACACAATGGACTGAGGTCTATTTCTGAGAGCCTCGGAAGTAATAAATATAGCAGGTTGTATATCGGTGTTGGTGGTAATAACGGGGGTAAACTTAGGGATTTCGTTCTTTCAAGGTTT
The sequence above is drawn from the Borrelia sp. RT5S genome and encodes:
- the nadD gene encoding nicotinate (nicotinamide) nucleotide adenylyltransferase, whose amino-acid sequence is MKIAVLGGTYNPVHIGHMFLAKEIEYYLNVDKVVFIPTHKPVHKIVAGNVSVKDRIAMLKLAIRNENNVCIDECDIVNGGITYTIDTVACIKKKYAHDEVYLVIGDDLFENFALWKNAEEIAETVNLVVVHRIYKEKIVSCFKHTYVNNKIFPISSSEIRSRIEKCLPVDYLLPSAVLRYIKDNNLYIQGN
- a CDS encoding 50S ribosomal protein L25/general stress protein Ctc, whose amino-acid sequence is MDSRVLSCERRLDFGSSCARRMRLKHEIPAIVYGEESDVLHIRVGSIEFNKKFSKFTDNTVLVLRDGNVDRCVFIKDVDENLTRNLIYHIDFYEVDRDRDIERDVEIRFIGASIGVKEGGVLSVIRRRIRVRSLPLELPEFIEVDLSPVKRGDQITFEDIVLPDNVKLAEEDGGLVVLFVK
- a CDS encoding LCP family protein, coding for MKKELFFLVLIVLVVLGVVIFFIDSSKKEQVYFELNTKSNISFFILVEDDIGNLLSMQEIFINIKTGNIGFLDIPIYTGYEDLKGNVSWFENLYERNRFDEFLFKVYRQLNHEPDYYIRFKKNSFVKFIDYLGGVRLLVQRPVKVYNMKNSILIPSGNSVFDGDKAYDYLGYFKNVNYFDERFEFFKEFFKKILAQFEEVEETHEDFSRMYSMLDTNLSETVFKYIFTNYKINSEKFIFVNIKGQEEIFKGNDNSAIRVVFPYYGGAVLKESIEKLNKDLISENRDEEAVKVIILNGTRVSGLARKAANIFQSLGFNIIKFANADRDNYFNTLVINNSDNLELAMRVGDVVRARNIRPISEFHTDILGLDGAAVSPDVIIILGDDFDGRYVKHR
- the rsfS gene encoding ribosome silencing factor; translation: MEGMLNIDDVKGLCKIISDFDGIDVLGIDVGSVCSWADFFIIVSCSSFKHMEALYSERLVNFFNERDFNYCVQGKGFIHDWTIVSCENLIIHLMSDKARAYYELEKLWSCGELVYS
- the pth gene encoding aminoacyl-tRNA hydrolase, which gives rise to MSLLIVGLGNPGSDFFHTRHNVGFALLDKLVLKYELSLSSAGSYDYAGFNFRGRRVVLVKPLTYMNLSGGIFPSVFSKFCVRMSDLLVVVDNVDLCLGRCRLRKAGGGGSTHNGLRSISESLGSNKYSRLYIGVGGNNGGKLRDFVLSRFSVSEMECIENVFTFLSEEILDIDEFNFKDKVGKINSSSF
- the spoVG gene encoding septation regulator SpoVG gives rise to the protein MNITDIRIRRVDNKNPSSKLLAYVTVTFDDCLVLHNIRVIKGQKGVFIVMPNRRTKVGEYKDIVHPINQNFREILQTSIFKEYVKENPSNLELELS
- the obgE gene encoding GTPase ObgE, giving the protein MHTFKDSLGLTVSSGDGGAGCVSFLRERFKAKGGPDGGDGGRGGDVIFRVKDNLRTLSLYSNGQRLAARNGRPGMGRQRKGANGEDLVIFVPPNTCVYDSDTDSVLFELRNFDDEFVVLRGGRGGLGNLNFKSSKRRAPRYAQPGERGTTLNVRLELSLIADIGIIGLPNAGKSSLITRVTSSKSKVSDYPFTTKVPHLGVLRDSHYDLVIADIPGIIEGASRGVGLGFEFLRHISKTVGLVFLIDASSDDFLRAYDILVRELGAYGAGLLKKRRIIVANKLDLEGSSENFERAKKALDSERFLGISIYENKGIEELIREFFILAGSRGD